Proteins encoded together in one Candidatus Kaiserbacteria bacterium window:
- a CDS encoding NAD(P)H-dependent oxidoreductase — protein MNVLIVTAHPASKGFTHKIANRYKQEKEERGSDVFIMDLYKKKYAQPFLCYEDIKKDCSPTAAHKAIQEKILWADEVVFVFPIWWFGPPAILKNFLDQNFTSGFAYKYNKNGVRSELLAGRTARIFATADGPRWVYFLFNLSASMRWKHGVLGFCGIELVSFDIFAEMFKRRDEIVRERLLKRVAERARAYDSLNVKKKRIKK, from the coding sequence ATGAACGTGCTCATTGTAACCGCGCATCCTGCGTCGAAGGGATTCACTCACAAGATAGCTAACCGCTACAAGCAGGAAAAAGAAGAGCGTGGGAGTGATGTATTCATAATGGATCTCTACAAGAAAAAGTATGCGCAACCCTTTTTGTGTTACGAAGATATAAAGAAAGATTGCAGTCCAACCGCAGCGCACAAGGCGATTCAAGAAAAAATCCTCTGGGCAGACGAAGTCGTATTTGTCTTTCCTATTTGGTGGTTTGGACCACCGGCGATTTTAAAGAACTTCCTTGATCAAAATTTCACTTCAGGGTTTGCTTATAAGTACAATAAGAATGGGGTACGAAGCGAATTGCTTGCAGGACGGACTGCGAGGATATTTGCGACAGCTGACGGTCCTCGATGGGTGTACTTTTTGTTTAACCTCTCTGCCTCAATGCGATGGAAACATGGGGTGCTTGGCTTTTGCGGAATAGAGCTTGTATCGTTTGATATTTTTGCAGAAATGTTTAAACGACGCGACGAAATTGTGCGCGAAAGACTCCTTAAACGTGTTGCTGAAAGAGCTCGTGCGTACGATTCGCTTAACGTAAAGAAAAAGAGAATTAAGAAGTAA
- a CDS encoding tetratricopeptide repeat protein produces the protein MDTVPIETNNATANRLDAAARTILRLVVFLLPLAVFPTAWLPLAMGKMSILAFGVFAALLLWTIARFKEQRIVFPKTNVLWTSLLLIVGYVVAAVLSGNVMQSFVGFGFERDTVLALFTFVAALGVVALTTEKVVHFIRLQQAALAAFFIIAVFQIARVVIGGDVVLPTLFSNDPTVTVLGSWNDLGVMSGLALVMALSGLALFTSKAVRGVLYLVSVLALFLLVLVNLLAVWVTLMIAALLISVYIFSDASHDQESGTFTPRFPWKRIAPNGVVVLLSLVFIFGGSALGTQISETFNIAYVDVRPSWEGTITAGTGALKENGLFGVGPNSFREAWVEHKPQAVNETNFWSTDFNFGIGYVPSAFVTGGLVVGVLWLLFFASFIHLGFRLLINRAAQPAHMYMIISSFLGAGYLWVLTIVYVPQTVLLAYTFILTGIVIAAARISGVVKVSEVRAHQNYATGIAVTGMLVAISVITIAFALTTIERIRTNALVSSAVAAANAGDLNKAEAIAEGRISLFPGDIRSAQLRTNIGVAKLSAILNEENDDTEDLRTRFEAELAKTISAAQSVVAIDGDNYQSWLLLADVYSSLVPLEIEGSYDSAVTAYAEAQARNARTPQIPLSLARLALNNNDIEGAKAYAREALTLKSNYTDAFYLLSQIAISENDVEEAIASTESVVVLNPNNTGLLFQLGVLQYSVEAYDKVVPVLERAVTLDPNYSNALYYLGLAYEKLDNTEGTLAVFERIAALNPDNEEIQAVVEALREGGSAAATLEQASATVDGATELPVSEDN, from the coding sequence ATGGATACCGTACCAATTGAAACAAATAACGCGACTGCAAATCGACTCGATGCAGCTGCCCGAACAATACTTCGCCTCGTTGTATTTTTATTACCGTTAGCTGTATTTCCAACTGCATGGTTACCACTAGCTATGGGAAAGATGTCAATTTTGGCGTTTGGTGTGTTTGCAGCACTTCTCTTGTGGACCATTGCTCGCTTTAAAGAACAGCGAATAGTTTTTCCTAAGACAAACGTGTTGTGGACCTCATTACTACTGATTGTAGGGTATGTTGTTGCGGCTGTGCTGTCTGGCAATGTTATGCAGTCATTTGTTGGATTTGGATTCGAACGTGACACAGTCCTTGCTCTCTTTACATTCGTAGCAGCTCTTGGTGTAGTTGCGCTTACAACAGAGAAGGTAGTGCACTTCATTCGTCTTCAGCAAGCTGCTCTAGCAGCCTTCTTCATTATCGCAGTGTTCCAGATTGCTCGAGTAGTTATTGGTGGGGATGTTGTCTTACCTACTTTGTTTTCAAATGATCCAACCGTAACAGTCTTGGGAAGTTGGAATGATCTCGGGGTGATGAGCGGTCTTGCTCTTGTTATGGCACTTTCTGGATTAGCCCTCTTTACGTCAAAGGCAGTACGTGGTGTTTTGTATTTGGTATCCGTACTCGCATTATTCCTTCTTGTTTTGGTAAATCTACTTGCGGTATGGGTAACGCTTATGATCGCCGCTTTGCTGATTTCCGTATACATTTTCTCAGATGCTTCACATGACCAAGAGAGTGGTACATTTACTCCGCGATTCCCGTGGAAGCGAATTGCTCCCAATGGTGTCGTTGTTCTTCTTAGTCTGGTATTCATTTTTGGTGGTAGTGCACTGGGTACACAAATTTCAGAGACATTCAATATAGCGTATGTAGACGTACGACCATCTTGGGAAGGAACTATTACCGCTGGAACAGGTGCTCTTAAAGAAAATGGACTCTTTGGTGTAGGACCGAACTCATTCAGAGAAGCATGGGTAGAGCATAAGCCACAGGCTGTTAACGAGACAAACTTCTGGAGCACTGACTTCAATTTTGGGATTGGATATGTCCCAAGTGCGTTTGTCACTGGTGGATTAGTAGTTGGGGTTTTGTGGCTCTTATTCTTTGCCTCTTTCATCCATCTTGGATTTAGATTACTTATAAATCGAGCAGCACAGCCGGCACACATGTATATGATAATTTCCTCATTCCTTGGTGCTGGATATCTGTGGGTGCTTACAATTGTATATGTACCGCAAACAGTTCTGCTTGCCTATACGTTCATACTCACGGGTATTGTGATTGCAGCTGCTCGTATCTCGGGTGTGGTGAAGGTGAGCGAAGTACGTGCTCACCAGAATTACGCTACGGGTATTGCGGTAACTGGTATGCTTGTTGCAATTTCTGTTATAACAATTGCTTTTGCACTAACTACTATTGAGAGAATCCGAACTAATGCATTAGTTTCTAGTGCTGTTGCCGCAGCAAATGCAGGAGACTTAAATAAAGCAGAAGCTATTGCAGAAGGGCGCATCTCACTATTTCCTGGAGATATACGATCAGCACAATTGCGTACAAATATCGGTGTGGCGAAACTTTCAGCAATCTTAAACGAAGAGAATGATGATACAGAAGATCTACGAACTCGATTTGAGGCAGAGCTCGCAAAAACAATTTCTGCTGCGCAATCTGTTGTAGCAATTGATGGAGATAATTACCAGAGTTGGCTGTTGCTTGCAGATGTCTACTCAAGTCTTGTTCCTCTTGAGATTGAAGGGTCTTATGACAGTGCAGTCACTGCTTACGCTGAAGCGCAAGCACGGAACGCTCGTACTCCACAGATTCCATTAAGTCTTGCTCGTCTTGCGCTTAATAACAATGACATCGAGGGTGCAAAGGCTTACGCGCGAGAAGCACTTACTCTGAAGAGTAATTACACGGACGCTTTCTATCTCCTTTCACAAATTGCTATTAGTGAAAATGATGTTGAGGAGGCTATTGCTTCGACTGAGTCTGTTGTAGTTCTTAATCCAAATAACACTGGGCTTTTGTTCCAACTCGGCGTGCTGCAGTATAGCGTTGAGGCATACGACAAGGTTGTTCCAGTCTTAGAGCGTGCAGTAACTCTTGACCCAAATTATTCAAATGCTCTGTACTATCTTGGTCTCGCATACGAGAAGCTAGACA
- a CDS encoding DUF192 domain-containing protein: MYDADKPILVGLTLLISVLLGLLATGVLGGGSLLPYQPEGIYLKNIYVDGTPVKVEVADTPEERVNGLSGRSQIPTNQGMLFVFETVGTYSIWMRNMQFSLDIFWLDENGVIIDMWENAHPDSYPQVYEPRSSALYVLETIAGFAEVYNIDIGDTVTGL, translated from the coding sequence ATGTACGATGCTGACAAGCCAATACTGGTTGGACTTACTTTGCTCATTTCTGTTTTGCTAGGACTTCTGGCTACTGGAGTGCTTGGCGGCGGTTCACTTTTACCGTATCAGCCTGAAGGCATTTATCTTAAGAACATATACGTTGACGGAACACCGGTGAAAGTTGAAGTAGCAGATACACCAGAGGAAAGAGTCAATGGACTTTCAGGTCGCTCACAAATTCCTACAAATCAAGGAATGTTGTTCGTATTCGAAACAGTAGGTACGTATTCAATCTGGATGCGTAATATGCAATTCTCATTGGATATTTTTTGGCTTGATGAAAATGGTGTAATAATTGATATGTGGGAAAATGCTCACCCAGATTCGTATCCGCAAGTATACGAGCCACGGAGCTCTGCACTCTATGTATTAGAAACGATTGCGGGGTTTGCAGAAGTGTACAATATTGATATCGGAGACACTGTGACGGGCTTATAA
- a CDS encoding YdcF family protein produces MESIHKITRIFVVAVFFLTVATFAYIFSFYVAKDVEVHDCAVVFGAAVWPGGNPSHALSDRTYSAIEAYKENTVSCLVFSGANSAYGKHEVDVMLEIATQEGVAVEDIELDYDGKNTKQTIQNLDHTRSYLLVSNDFHLARINLLARQTGLMNVDVLKSTYRFGRYSQETFFVFREAVAFWYYIFVG; encoded by the coding sequence TTGGAATCAATTCACAAAATAACACGGATTTTTGTGGTGGCAGTCTTCTTTTTAACTGTAGCTACTTTCGCATACATCTTTTCCTTTTATGTAGCTAAAGACGTAGAGGTGCACGATTGTGCAGTGGTGTTTGGTGCTGCTGTCTGGCCTGGAGGGAATCCGTCGCACGCACTGTCTGATCGTACCTATTCCGCAATTGAAGCATATAAGGAGAATACCGTTTCCTGTCTAGTCTTTTCAGGTGCAAACTCTGCCTACGGTAAGCACGAGGTAGACGTCATGCTTGAAATTGCAACCCAAGAAGGAGTTGCTGTCGAAGACATAGAGCTGGACTATGATGGAAAAAACACAAAACAAACGATACAAAATCTAGACCACACTCGTTCGTACTTACTGGTTTCAAATGACTTTCATTTAGCGCGTATCAACCTTTTGGCGAGACAAACTGGGCTCATGAACGTTGATGTGCTTAAAAGTACGTATCGTTTTGGGAGATATTCACAAGAAACATTCTTTGTTTTTAGAGAAGCAGTCGCTTTTTGGTACTATATCTTTGTAGGGTAA
- a CDS encoding ribonucleoside-triphosphate reductase: MKKAEATPQDKKKKGSVKPKAKDLGKYNKFVPKVRKRNGDIVPFDFTKIERAIQKAMAATGEGSAEEGTMVAYRVVSDLVRTSRKHKDFIPSVEGTQDEVERQLILSDYVNTAKSYILYRAERSKLRYDEGVQVPDHVKKLVESSKKYFKNNPLGEFVYLRTYARWVKDENRRETWIETVDRYIGFMKENLGKKLSEAEYTEVREAILKQEIMPSMRLMQFAGDAARRCNVAAYNCSFIAPTQLHDFAEIMYLSMCGTGVGYSVESQNIQQLPQIKIQTGKKLKTHVVGDSKEGWCDALTLGLKAWYGGSDVDFDFSQVRPAGARLKVMGGKSSGPEPLRSLLAFARERILAQQGRRLRNIDAHDIICKIGECVVAGGVRRSAMISLSDIDDDEVRDAKKGQFYMTDPHRAIANNSAVYEERPTNDVFIDEWVALMKSQTGERGIFNRGSLKDTLPERRIELLTKKYKDADWAGEIGNLGTNPCGEIILQSKQFCNLSEVICRKGDDEKTLLRKARLATILGTYQSSLTNFRYLSKEWTDNCSTERLLGVSLTGQWDNDTVRKPEVLRKLKAEVNKTNQKYAKKLGIERSSATTCVKPSGTVSQTFDCASGMHPRNSEYYIRRIRISATDSLFKMLRDQGVPYFPEVGQTMDDANTFVFEFPVKAPKGAILKDDITALDQLDHWKDVKMNYTEHNPSVTISIGDDEWIKVANWVYENWDIVGGLSFLPRTDHVYRLAPYEAINKETYERLYKTVESIDYSKLLTYEQRDETDVKKELACAGNLCEIEI, translated from the coding sequence ATGAAGAAGGCGGAAGCGACCCCCCAAGATAAAAAGAAAAAGGGGAGCGTAAAACCAAAAGCGAAGGACTTAGGAAAGTACAATAAGTTTGTACCGAAGGTTCGTAAACGAAATGGAGATATTGTCCCATTTGATTTTACGAAGATTGAACGAGCAATCCAGAAAGCTATGGCTGCAACCGGTGAAGGATCAGCTGAGGAAGGAACAATGGTTGCATACCGTGTAGTGAGTGATTTAGTGCGTACCTCTCGTAAGCACAAGGACTTCATTCCGAGTGTTGAAGGCACTCAAGACGAAGTAGAACGGCAGCTTATTCTTTCTGACTACGTAAATACTGCAAAGTCGTATATTTTATACCGAGCAGAACGATCAAAACTGCGTTACGATGAAGGTGTACAAGTTCCTGATCATGTTAAAAAACTCGTTGAGTCGAGTAAGAAGTATTTCAAGAACAATCCTCTTGGTGAATTTGTGTATTTGCGTACCTATGCGCGATGGGTAAAGGACGAAAATCGTCGCGAAACATGGATTGAGACAGTCGACCGTTACATTGGATTCATGAAAGAGAATCTTGGTAAGAAACTTAGTGAAGCAGAGTACACTGAAGTACGCGAAGCAATTTTGAAACAAGAAATTATGCCAAGTATGCGTCTTATGCAATTTGCAGGAGACGCAGCTCGTAGATGCAACGTTGCCGCGTACAACTGTTCGTTTATTGCTCCAACACAACTGCATGACTTTGCAGAAATTATGTATCTCTCAATGTGCGGTACTGGTGTCGGGTATTCAGTAGAGAGCCAGAACATTCAACAGCTCCCACAGATTAAAATTCAGACAGGAAAGAAACTAAAGACACACGTTGTTGGAGATTCAAAAGAAGGATGGTGTGACGCATTAACGTTAGGGCTTAAGGCATGGTACGGCGGTTCTGATGTAGATTTTGATTTTTCTCAAGTTCGCCCAGCAGGTGCGAGATTGAAGGTCATGGGAGGTAAGAGTTCCGGTCCTGAACCATTAAGGAGTTTGCTTGCCTTTGCACGTGAGAGAATTTTGGCTCAACAAGGACGGCGACTACGAAATATCGATGCACACGATATTATTTGTAAGATAGGCGAATGTGTTGTAGCCGGAGGCGTTCGTCGTAGTGCGATGATTAGTCTTTCTGATATTGATGACGACGAAGTACGAGATGCAAAGAAAGGGCAGTTCTACATGACAGACCCGCACCGAGCTATCGCAAACAACTCAGCAGTATACGAAGAACGCCCAACAAACGACGTCTTCATAGATGAATGGGTTGCACTTATGAAAAGCCAAACAGGAGAGCGGGGAATCTTTAACCGAGGAAGTTTAAAAGATACGTTGCCAGAGAGACGTATCGAACTTCTTACTAAAAAGTACAAAGATGCAGATTGGGCAGGAGAGATTGGAAACCTCGGAACAAACCCCTGTGGAGAAATTATTCTTCAGAGTAAGCAATTTTGTAACCTGTCAGAAGTTATTTGTCGCAAGGGGGATGACGAAAAGACATTGCTACGAAAAGCGCGACTTGCAACTATTCTTGGAACATACCAATCGTCACTGACAAACTTTCGATACTTATCGAAAGAGTGGACAGACAATTGTTCAACAGAGCGACTACTCGGAGTTTCACTAACTGGGCAGTGGGACAACGATACTGTGAGGAAACCAGAAGTACTACGAAAACTAAAAGCCGAAGTGAACAAGACCAATCAAAAATATGCGAAGAAACTTGGCATTGAACGTTCAAGCGCAACAACGTGTGTGAAGCCATCTGGAACGGTGTCACAGACATTTGATTGTGCATCAGGTATGCATCCACGAAACTCAGAATACTACATTCGACGTATTCGAATTTCTGCAACAGACTCACTCTTTAAAATGCTTCGTGACCAAGGCGTACCGTATTTTCCAGAAGTAGGGCAGACCATGGATGACGCGAATACATTTGTATTTGAATTCCCCGTAAAAGCACCAAAGGGAGCAATTCTGAAGGATGACATTACTGCACTGGATCAACTTGATCACTGGAAGGATGTAAAAATGAATTACACTGAGCATAACCCTTCAGTAACTATTTCAATCGGCGATGACGAATGGATTAAGGTAGCCAACTGGGTGTACGAGAACTGGGATATTGTTGGAGGACTTTCGTTCCTTCCACGAACAGACCACGTGTATCGTCTTGCGCCGTATGAAGCGATTAATAAAGAAACATACGAACGTCTATACAAAACGGTAGAGAGTATTGACTATTCGAAACTACTTACCTACGAGCAACGAGATGAAACTGATGTGAAGAAGGAATTAGCATGTGCGGGTAATCTCTGCGAAATCGAAATTTAA
- a CDS encoding PLP-dependent aminotransferase family protein: MTHKFSKRIDQVPPSFLREIFKIISDTRIISFAAGLPNPDLFPTDAFSKAAQGILEETGKTALQYGATDGIPELQEIIARSYKEKDAIAVRPDQIIITSGSQQGLDLLGKVLVDEGDVVAVENPTYLAAIQALSLYQPNFVGIPLLENGIDLEALRTLLETQKPKLLYTIPNFQNPTGLTYDNDIRKGVAELLKDTDTTLVEDDPYGEIRFEGKRRTPFAKYTDHVVMLGSFSKILAPGLRLGWIVARDPELYKRLEVAKQASDLHTSTLIQHLAVRYYRDNDTDKHVTDIALQYKKQKDAMVEAIEKYLGSSVSHTNPEGGMFLWATFPEHIDTAKLFPLAIEEGVAFVPGESFFSNGAPKNTMRINYTNSTLEQIDEGMQRLAHAIERYNA; the protein is encoded by the coding sequence ATGACACACAAATTTTCTAAGCGCATTGACCAGGTGCCGCCCTCATTTTTGCGCGAAATATTTAAAATTATTTCTGATACGCGGATTATTTCGTTTGCCGCAGGATTACCGAATCCAGACCTCTTCCCTACTGATGCGTTCTCAAAAGCGGCTCAAGGTATACTAGAAGAAACCGGCAAAACAGCACTACAATACGGTGCCACTGATGGAATTCCTGAACTGCAAGAAATCATCGCACGTTCCTATAAAGAAAAAGATGCTATTGCAGTACGTCCCGACCAAATAATTATAACGAGCGGTTCACAGCAAGGCTTAGACCTACTTGGAAAAGTTCTTGTTGATGAAGGGGATGTAGTGGCAGTTGAAAACCCAACATACCTTGCAGCTATTCAAGCGCTTTCACTCTATCAACCAAACTTTGTTGGGATTCCACTACTAGAAAATGGTATAGATTTAGAAGCACTACGCACTCTGCTTGAAACGCAAAAGCCAAAATTGCTCTACACAATTCCAAACTTCCAAAACCCTACAGGGCTCACGTACGATAATGACATACGTAAAGGAGTTGCCGAACTCCTCAAAGATACAGATACAACACTCGTGGAAGACGATCCGTACGGTGAAATTCGATTTGAAGGAAAGCGACGAACACCGTTTGCAAAGTACACCGACCACGTCGTAATGCTTGGCTCGTTCTCAAAAATATTAGCACCTGGGCTACGCTTGGGCTGGATTGTTGCGCGCGATCCAGAATTGTATAAAAGACTCGAAGTTGCCAAACAAGCATCTGACCTACATACCAGCACACTCATACAGCATCTTGCAGTTCGCTATTATCGCGACAACGATACAGACAAACATGTAACTGATATTGCGCTTCAATACAAAAAACAAAAAGATGCCATGGTAGAGGCGATTGAGAAATACCTTGGTTCATCTGTTTCGCACACAAACCCAGAAGGAGGAATGTTTTTGTGGGCAACATTCCCTGAGCACATCGACACCGCAAAACTCTTTCCACTTGCGATTGAAGAAGGTGTTGCGTTTGTACCGGGTGAATCATTCTTTAGCAACGGGGCACCAAAAAATACCATGCGCATAAACTACACAAACTCTACGCTTGAGCAAATCGACGAAGGTATGCAACGTCTTGCTCATGCAATTGAGCGGTATAACGCTTAG
- a CDS encoding rRNA pseudouridine synthase — protein sequence MTNIEYPIRINRYLLLSDICSRREADRLIAQGKIRINGSVAQLGQQVEEGDVVQVADSAKNREYKYFLFNKPRGIVSHNPQRDEQSVEDVSGLGNSVSPVGRLDKDSHGLMLLTDDGRIVNAILSPEYGHEREYEVQTDKYIKESDLKKIAHGVDIEGYVTKPAKAERLGENIFSLTLTEGKKHQIRRMCAALGYQVKDLRRVRMMHLPLDIGDGKHRPLTKDEKTVLLKKAGIEV from the coding sequence ATGACAAATATAGAATACCCCATCAGAATAAACCGCTACCTTCTTCTTAGTGACATCTGTTCACGAAGGGAAGCGGATAGACTCATTGCACAAGGAAAGATTCGTATCAACGGAAGTGTTGCGCAACTCGGGCAACAAGTAGAAGAAGGCGATGTTGTGCAGGTAGCGGACTCTGCTAAGAACCGAGAGTATAAATATTTTCTGTTTAATAAACCTCGCGGGATTGTAAGTCACAATCCACAACGCGATGAACAAAGTGTTGAAGATGTTTCCGGACTTGGAAACTCAGTCTCGCCGGTTGGACGCCTTGATAAAGATTCACACGGTCTTATGTTACTTACTGATGACGGGCGCATTGTAAACGCTATTCTTAGTCCAGAATATGGACACGAACGTGAGTACGAAGTACAAACCGATAAATACATAAAAGAATCTGATTTAAAGAAAATTGCTCATGGAGTAGACATCGAAGGCTATGTAACAAAACCAGCGAAAGCAGAACGTCTTGGTGAAAATATATTTTCTCTTACTCTTACCGAAGGAAAGAAACATCAAATTCGTCGAATGTGTGCAGCGCTTGGATACCAAGTGAAAGACCTAAGGCGTGTGCGTATGATGCACTTACCGCTGGACATTGGAGACGGAAAACACCGCCCTCTCACCAAAGATGAAAAGACGGTGCTCCTTAAAAAAGCAGGTATTGAGGTCTAG
- a CDS encoding DUF1761 domain-containing protein: MTDVNMWAVLAGGLSAVVIGFVWYAPAVFGTVWMRLANVRAEDIEAGKKRMPLLAFAGFAAAVVLSWVFAQFAVVWESFTLGSALELGFWIWLGFMLPILIGPFLWEQKSAKFVAINAAYWLVTTLVVATIVSLWG; the protein is encoded by the coding sequence ATGACTGATGTAAATATGTGGGCAGTACTTGCTGGTGGACTATCAGCAGTTGTTATTGGTTTTGTGTGGTATGCACCAGCTGTGTTTGGCACAGTATGGATGAGACTTGCAAACGTTCGAGCTGAAGATATTGAGGCAGGAAAGAAGAGAATGCCATTGTTGGCATTTGCAGGATTTGCTGCAGCAGTTGTTCTTTCGTGGGTGTTTGCACAATTCGCTGTCGTATGGGAATCGTTCACTCTTGGCAGTGCGCTTGAGTTAGGTTTTTGGATCTGGCTTGGGTTTATGTTGCCGATACTCATTGGGCCATTTTTATGGGAACAGAAATCAGCAAAGTTTGTTGCTATTAATGCAGCGTATTGGTTAGTAACGACGCTTGTCGTTGCAACTATCGTGAGTCTTTGGGGCTAG
- the thiI gene encoding tRNA 4-thiouridine(8) synthase ThiI, with protein sequence MKRVGIIHYDEIALKGSNRDSFEQTLVNNVARKIAAAEIPLTIENRWGRMIVTGAVDGRWKDEYDEPLNIILAHTPGVSVFGIGYMVGATQESIFEGITEIIKNVDTDSFETFRVSTTRVDKSFPDTSQDFDRIAGSHAQGLFNGDKKVQLAGADVVIRVEILKDRAYVYIKEYGLSGLAVGSSGKAVALLSGGFDSPVATHMCATRGVETLLMHFHAYPQTSRAAIEKVEDLAKVLSDVCGPLTLTLVPLLYAQKEIALVAPEKLRVILYRRLMMKAAEKWGRDNGAKAIITGESIGQVASQTLENMGAVEDATTLPILRPLAGMHKKDIIKQSKVIGTHDISVLPHDDTCTVFMPKRPETKARLDGVLKAEELYDSQKLVDDMLEQAEVREV encoded by the coding sequence ATGAAAAGAGTCGGTATAATTCATTACGATGAAATTGCTCTCAAGGGGTCTAATAGAGATTCTTTTGAGCAGACTTTAGTAAATAACGTTGCACGTAAGATTGCTGCTGCCGAAATTCCTCTTACTATTGAAAACAGATGGGGACGAATGATCGTCACCGGTGCCGTTGATGGTCGTTGGAAAGATGAATACGATGAGCCGCTAAACATCATACTTGCACATACTCCAGGGGTTTCGGTATTTGGTATTGGATATATGGTAGGGGCAACACAAGAGAGTATTTTTGAAGGTATCACAGAAATAATCAAGAATGTCGATACTGATTCATTTGAAACATTTCGGGTAAGCACAACGAGAGTGGATAAATCATTTCCTGATACTTCACAAGATTTTGACAGAATTGCTGGCTCTCATGCACAGGGACTCTTTAATGGAGATAAGAAAGTACAGCTTGCGGGTGCTGATGTGGTAATTCGCGTTGAAATTTTAAAAGACCGAGCGTACGTCTATATAAAGGAGTACGGGCTTTCAGGTTTAGCCGTTGGCTCGTCTGGTAAGGCAGTAGCGCTCCTTTCTGGTGGGTTCGATTCCCCGGTGGCTACACATATGTGTGCAACCAGAGGAGTGGAGACATTGCTTATGCATTTTCATGCGTACCCACAAACTTCACGAGCCGCTATCGAAAAAGTTGAAGACTTAGCTAAAGTGTTGAGTGATGTCTGTGGACCACTAACGTTAACGTTAGTACCATTACTTTATGCACAAAAAGAAATAGCTCTGGTTGCCCCAGAAAAACTAAGAGTCATATTGTATCGGCGTCTTATGATGAAGGCAGCTGAAAAATGGGGTAGAGACAACGGTGCCAAAGCAATTATTACAGGAGAGTCTATTGGGCAAGTTGCGTCACAAACATTGGAAAATATGGGAGCAGTTGAAGACGCTACAACGTTACCAATACTGCGACCGCTTGCGGGTATGCACAAGAAAGACATCATTAAGCAATCAAAAGTTATAGGAACACACGATATTTCAGTCCTGCCACACGATGATACGTGTACGGTGTTTATGCCAAAGAGACCAGAAACGAAAGCTCGATTAGATGGAGTGCTGAAAGCAGAAGAGCTCTACGACAGCCAGAAGTTGGTAGACGATATGCTTGAACAAGCAGAGGTACGTGAAGTATAA